The following proteins are co-located in the Triticum aestivum cultivar Chinese Spring chromosome 1A, IWGSC CS RefSeq v2.1, whole genome shotgun sequence genome:
- the LOC123176816 gene encoding non-symbiotic hemoglobin 1 has translation MGFSEAQEELVLRSWKAMKPDSESIALKFFLRIFEIAPAAKPMFPFLRDAGEDAPLESHPKLKAHALTVFVMACESATQLRKTGDVKVREATLRRLGATHVRAGVADAHFEVVKTALLDTIEGAVPEMWTPEMKAAWEEAYDQLAAAIKEEMKFAAAA, from the exons ATGGGGTTCAgtgaggcgcaggaggagctggtcCTGCGCTCATGGAAGGCCATGAAGCCGGACTCCGAATCCATCGCTCTCAAGTTCTTCCTCAG GATCTTCGAGATCGCGCCGGCGGCGAAGCCGATGTTCCCGTTCCTGCGCGACGCCGGCGAGGACGCGCCCCTCGAGAGCCACCCGAAGCTCAAGGCGCACGCCTTGACCGTCTTCGTCATGGCCTGCGAGTCGGCCACGCAGCTGCGCAAGACCGGCGACGTCAAGGTGAGGGAGGCCACGCTCCGGCGTCTCGGCGCCACCCACGTCAGGGCCGGCGTCGCCGACGCGCACTTCGAGGTGGTGAAGACGGCGCTGCTGGACACCATCGAGGGCGCCGTCCCCGAGATGTGGACGCCGGAGATGAAGGCGGCTTGGGAGGAGGCCTACGACCAGCTCGCCGCCGCCATCAAGGAGGAGATGAAGTTCGCTGCGGCGGCTTGA